The Lathyrus oleraceus cultivar Zhongwan6 unplaced genomic scaffold, CAAS_Psat_ZW6_1.0 chrUn0663, whole genome shotgun sequence genome window below encodes:
- the LOC127114651 gene encoding pyrophosphate-energized vacuolar membrane proton pump: MEQLHQPLFFGNGVMSNCINSGINKVFVLTQFNSASLNRHISRTYFGNGINFGDGYVEVIADNVGDNVGDIAGMGSDLFGSYAEASCVALVVASISSFGINHEFTAMLFPLIISSVGLLVCLLTTLFATDFFEIKHVKEIEPALKKQLVISTILMTVGIAIVSWIALPSTFTIFNFGEQKVVKNWQLFLCVSVGLWAGLIIGFVTEYYTSNAYSPVQDVADSCRTGAATNVIFGLALGYKSVIIPIFAIAISIFVSFSFAAMYGVAVAALGMLSTIATGLAIDAYGPISDNAGGIAEMAGMSHRIRERTDALDAAGNTTAAIGKGFAIGSAALVSLALFGAFVSRAGVTTVDVLTPKVFIGLIVGAMLPYWFSAMTMKSVGSAALKMVEEVRRQFNTIPGLMEGTAKPDYATCVTISTDASIKEMIPPGALVMLTPLIVGIFFGVETLSGVLAGSLVSGVQVINVWYPLSAACNTININS; this comes from the exons ATGGAACAACTGCATCAACCGCTTTTTTTTGGAAATGGTGTAATGAGCAACTGCATCAACAGCGGGATCAACAAAGTATTTGTATTGACACAGTTCAACTCAGCATCCCTTAACCGTCATATCTCTCGCACCTATTTTGGAAATGGCATCAACTTTGGAGATGGATACGTAGAG GTTATTGCTGATAATGTTGGTGATAATGTTGGTGATATTGCCGGTATGGGATCCGATCTATTTGGTTCATATGCAGAGGCATCTTGTGTTGCCCTTGTTGTTGCTTCCATCTCTTCTTTCGGGATAAATCATGAGTTCACTGCCATGTTGTTCCCTCTCATCATCAGTTCTGTGGGCCTCCTTGTTTGTTTGCTCACCACCTTATTTGCAACCGACTTTTTTGAGATCAAACATGTAAAGGAAATTGAGCCAGCATTGAAAAAACAGCTTGTTATTTCAACAATACTGATGACTGTTGGAATTGCAATTGTTAGTTGGATAGCACTCCCATCTACCTTCACCATCTTCAATTTTGGAGAGCAGAAAGTTGTCAAGAACTG GCAGCTATTCTTGTGTGTTTCTGTTGGTCTTTGGGCAGGGCTTATCATTGGATTTGTTACTGAATACTATACCAGCAATGCATACAG CCCTGTGCAAGATGTTGCTGATTCCTGCAGGACTGGTGCTGCTACCAATGTTATCTTTGGTCTTGCCTTGGGATACAAGTCTGTTATCATTCCAATTTTTGCCATTGCAATTAGTATTTTTGTAAGTTTCAGTTTTGCTGCTATGTATGGTGTTGCTGTTGCTGCACTTGGAATGTTGAGTACTATAGCAACCGGATTAGCCATCGATGCATATGGTCCAATCAGTGACAATGCCGGAGGTATTGCTGAGATGGCTGGAATGAGTCACAGAATTCGTGAGAGAACCGATGCTCTTGATGCTGCAGGAAACACAACTGCTGCCATTGGAAAG GGGTTTGCTATTGGTTCTGCCGCCCTTGTGTCTTTGGCCCTTTTTGGTGCCTTTGTGAGCCGTGCTGGTGTTACAACCGTCGATGTCCTGACTCCCAAGGTTTTCATCGGTCTGATTGTGGGCGCCATGCTCCCTTACTGGTTTTCTGCCATGACCATGAAGAGTGTCGGTAGTGCAGCATTGAAGATGGTTGAGGAAGTTCGCAGGCAATTCAACACGATTCCTGGATTGATGGAGGGAACTGCGAAACCTGACTATGCCACATGTGTGACAATCTCCACCGACGCTTCCATCAAAGAAATGATCCCACCTGGTGCCCTTGTTATGCTAACACCCCTTATTGTTGGGATCTTTTTTGGTGTTGAAACACTTTCTGGTGTCCTTGCCGGATCATTGGTTTCTGGTGTACAGGTAATTAATGTTTGGTACCCACTGTCTGCTGCTTGTAATACAATCAATATTAATTCATGA